One Nitrospirota bacterium DNA segment encodes these proteins:
- a CDS encoding aspartate-semialdehyde dehydrogenase, which produces MLTKKPAYKVAVVGATGAVGAEMIEVLEERKFPVETLLPLASSRSAGGSVTFRGQDVTVKLLTKDSFGGVDIALFSAGTDVSREYAPIAAKAGAVVIDNSAAWRMEKDVPLVVPEVNPQDAGRHRGIIANPNCSTIQMVVALKPLHDRVRIKRVVVTTFQSVSGTGKEAMDELMEECQALLSFKEPQPKVYPYQIAFNCLPHIDDFLPSGYTKEEMKMVNETRKIMGDQTIQVTATTVRVPVYVGHSEAVNIETERKLTANEARAILAAAPGVLVFDDPSRKVYPMPLDVAGKDEVYVGRIREDESIPNGLNLWVVADNLRKGAALNAVQIAEILVGLPSERGEREGEAPSGFAGGGGDASPWN; this is translated from the coding sequence ATGCTGACGAAGAAACCGGCCTACAAGGTGGCGGTGGTCGGCGCGACCGGTGCGGTCGGGGCCGAAATGATCGAGGTGCTGGAGGAGCGGAAGTTCCCCGTGGAGACGCTCCTTCCCCTGGCATCGTCCCGATCGGCCGGCGGCTCCGTGACCTTCCGCGGCCAGGACGTGACCGTCAAACTGTTGACCAAGGACTCGTTCGGGGGGGTGGACATCGCTCTCTTTTCGGCCGGCACCGACGTGAGCCGGGAGTACGCGCCGATCGCGGCCAAGGCTGGAGCCGTGGTCATCGACAACAGCGCGGCCTGGCGCATGGAGAAGGACGTGCCCCTCGTCGTGCCGGAAGTCAATCCGCAGGATGCGGGCCGGCACCGGGGCATCATCGCCAACCCGAACTGCTCCACGATCCAGATGGTCGTGGCGCTCAAGCCGCTCCACGACCGGGTTCGGATCAAGCGGGTCGTCGTGACGACCTTCCAGTCGGTCTCGGGAACGGGCAAGGAGGCCATGGACGAGCTGATGGAGGAGTGTCAGGCGCTCCTCAGCTTCAAGGAGCCGCAGCCCAAGGTTTATCCCTATCAGATCGCCTTCAACTGTCTCCCGCACATCGACGACTTTCTGCCCAGCGGGTACACGAAGGAAGAGATGAAGATGGTCAACGAGACCAGGAAGATCATGGGGGATCAGACGATCCAGGTGACGGCCACCACGGTGCGGGTGCCGGTCTACGTCGGCCATTCGGAGGCCGTCAACATCGAGACCGAGCGGAAGCTGACGGCCAACGAGGCGCGCGCGATCCTGGCCGCCGCGCCGGGCGTGCTCGTGTTCGACGACCCCTCCCGCAAGGTCTATCCGATGCCGCTGGACGTGGCCGGGAAGGACGAGGTCTACGTGGGCCGGATCCGCGAGGACGAGTCGATCCCCAACGGCTTGAACCTCTGGGTCGTGGCGGACAATCTCCGGAAAGGAGCGGCGCTCAACGCGGTCCAGATCGCCGAGATCTTGGTTGGACTCCCTAGCGAGCGAGGCGAGCGAGAGGGGGAGGCTCCATCCGGCTTCGCCGGTGGAGGGGGCGACGCGAGCCCCTGGAACTGA
- the queA gene encoding tRNA preQ1(34) S-adenosylmethionine ribosyltransferase-isomerase QueA: MLLADFDFPFDPELVATRPVEPRDQARLLLVPRTGGSWSHHRVHDLPALLRPNDLLVVNDTRVLAARLVGRKRPTGGKVELLLVKEREERTWEVLLKGKVEPGQVIELGQGATVTVLLRGAGETVVRFAGSRPVRELIEEVGLMPLPPYIKREPTGEDRTWYQTVFARTDGSIAAPTASLHFTERLLDALRGRGIGLATVTLHVGLGTFLPVKAPRVEEHRMLPERIVVPTETAETVEETKRGGGRIVAVGSTVARALEASAGERGRVKPIRGETDLFIAPGYRFQVIDALLTNFHLPRSTLLMLVSALAGVERLRAVYEEAVKERYRFYSYGDAMLIL; this comes from the coding sequence ATGTTGCTGGCCGATTTTGATTTTCCCTTTGATCCCGAGCTGGTCGCAACCCGTCCGGTCGAGCCCCGCGACCAGGCTCGGCTCCTGCTCGTGCCCCGAACCGGCGGCTCCTGGTCTCACCACCGGGTCCATGACCTGCCTGCATTGCTCCGTCCCAACGACCTGCTCGTTGTGAACGACACGAGGGTGCTGGCGGCCCGTCTGGTCGGTCGCAAGCGCCCGACCGGCGGGAAGGTCGAGCTGCTCCTGGTAAAGGAGCGCGAAGAGCGGACGTGGGAGGTGCTGCTCAAGGGGAAAGTCGAGCCGGGGCAGGTCATCGAGCTGGGGCAGGGGGCCACCGTCACCGTTCTGCTGCGTGGCGCGGGCGAGACGGTCGTGCGGTTCGCCGGGTCCCGCCCTGTCCGGGAGCTGATCGAAGAGGTCGGCCTGATGCCGCTCCCGCCTTACATCAAACGGGAACCCACGGGGGAGGACCGGACCTGGTACCAGACGGTCTTCGCCAGGACGGACGGCTCCATCGCCGCCCCGACGGCCAGCCTGCACTTCACGGAGCGGCTCCTCGATGCCCTGCGTGGGCGGGGGATCGGGCTCGCCACCGTGACGCTCCACGTCGGGCTGGGCACGTTCCTGCCGGTGAAGGCACCACGGGTTGAGGAACACCGGATGTTGCCGGAACGGATCGTGGTACCGACGGAAACGGCGGAGACGGTCGAGGAGACGAAACGCGGGGGAGGGCGGATCGTGGCGGTCGGCTCCACGGTCGCGCGGGCCCTGGAGGCCTCGGCCGGTGAGCGGGGGAGGGTCAAGCCGATCCGGGGCGAGACGGACCTGTTCATCGCGCCCGGCTACCGGTTCCAGGTCATTGACGCGCTCCTGACCAACTTCCACCTGCCGCGGAGCACGCTGCTCATGCTCGTCTCGGCCCTGGCGGGCGTGGAGCGGCTGCGGGCAGTCTATGAAGAGGCGGTCAAGGAGCGGTACCGGTTTTACTCCTACGGCGACGCGATGCTGATCCTCTGA
- a CDS encoding DUF2905 domain-containing protein encodes MPDWSWLGKVLIVMGLGLALMGALLSLLGKLPGSGNGLGWFGKLPGDILIKRDHFTFYFPLATSLLISVVLSLLWYFLSRR; translated from the coding sequence ATGCCGGACTGGAGCTGGCTGGGCAAGGTGCTGATCGTGATGGGCCTGGGGCTCGCCCTGATGGGGGCCCTCCTGTCCCTCCTCGGCAAGCTGCCCGGATCCGGCAACGGCCTGGGGTGGTTCGGCAAGCTCCCCGGGGACATTCTGATCAAGCGGGATCACTTCACCTTTTACTTCCCCCTGGCCACCAGCCTCCTGATCAGCGTGGTGCTGAGCCTCCTCTGGTATTTTCTGTCCAGACGGTAA
- the leuB gene encoding 3-isopropylmalate dehydrogenase has protein sequence MKVKIAVLAGDGVGQEIVPEAVKILKAVGEKFHHQFEFAPAVVGGQAIDRTGAPLPPETLALAKQSDAVLLGAVGGPKWEGLDYSIRPERALLGLREELGLFANLRPAKLYPMLADASTLKREVIEGIDVLVVRELIGGIYFGKPKGIEKTPEGERGVNTEVYTTQEIRRIAKVAFEAAKKRRRRVTSVDKANVLESSELWRRVVTEVHRDYPDVELAHMYVDNCAMQLIRNPKQFDVLVTTNLFGDILSDEAAMLTGSIGMLPSASLGAHAGLFEPIHGSAPDIAGKNVANPIATIASAAMMLSYTFQLDKEADAVEQAILKTLQQGYRTKDIQGPGCTLVGTVEMGSAILKNLQRG, from the coding sequence ATGAAGGTGAAGATTGCGGTGCTGGCCGGGGACGGGGTGGGACAGGAGATCGTCCCCGAGGCGGTCAAGATTCTCAAGGCGGTGGGGGAGAAGTTCCACCACCAGTTCGAGTTCGCGCCCGCCGTCGTCGGCGGCCAGGCCATTGACCGGACCGGAGCGCCGCTGCCGCCGGAGACGCTGGCGCTCGCCAAGCAGAGCGATGCGGTGCTGCTGGGGGCGGTGGGCGGTCCCAAGTGGGAGGGGCTGGACTACTCGATCCGGCCGGAGCGGGCGCTGCTCGGGCTGCGGGAGGAACTGGGCCTCTTCGCCAACCTCCGGCCGGCGAAGCTCTACCCGATGCTGGCCGATGCTTCCACGCTCAAGCGGGAGGTGATCGAGGGGATCGACGTGCTGGTCGTCCGGGAGTTGATCGGGGGCATCTATTTCGGCAAGCCCAAGGGGATCGAGAAGACCCCGGAGGGGGAGCGGGGCGTCAACACGGAGGTGTACACGACCCAGGAGATCCGGCGCATCGCCAAGGTGGCCTTCGAGGCGGCCAAGAAGCGGCGGCGACGGGTCACCTCCGTGGACAAGGCCAACGTGCTCGAATCCTCGGAGCTCTGGCGGCGCGTCGTGACGGAGGTCCATCGGGACTATCCGGACGTCGAGCTGGCCCACATGTACGTGGACAACTGCGCGATGCAGTTGATCCGGAATCCGAAACAGTTCGACGTGCTCGTGACGACCAACCTGTTCGGGGACATCCTGAGCGACGAGGCGGCGATGCTGACCGGCTCCATCGGCATGCTCCCGTCCGCGAGCCTCGGCGCCCATGCGGGCCTTTTCGAGCCGATCCACGGGAGCGCGCCGGACATCGCGGGCAAGAACGTCGCGAACCCGATCGCGACGATCGCCTCGGCCGCCATGATGCTGTCCTACACGTTCCAGTTGGACAAGGAAGCCGACGCGGTCGAACAGGCGATCCTCAAGACCCTGCAGCAGGGCTATCGGACGAAGGACATCCAGGGCCCGGGCTGCACGCTGGTCGGCACGGTCGAGATGGGAAGCGCGATTCTCAAGAATCTCCAGCGGGGATGA
- the mreC gene encoding rod shape-determining protein MreC encodes MLRTTSGTRRVVLGFFILLLSVVFVLPKQSQGLLQNVGKPIAQVLALPLGAFAALDRSARDLWERYLALRGVAEENQRLRREVEALRGRNNELREIAAAGQRLTALLALQSSQELRTVAAQVMGRDATNWYRGLVLNKGERDGIRAEMGVMTPAGVVGRVVKTTPVSSVVLLITDPNNAVTGLIQRTRDEGIVEGTAEGKARMKYIPLLSTVRPGDVVVTSGLTGGFPKGLAVGTVTRIEKAEGDLFQSAEIVPDVETRKVEEVLVITDPRPLGTGEGPGPSPKTGSP; translated from the coding sequence ATGTTGCGCACGACATCCGGAACCAGGCGGGTGGTGCTGGGGTTCTTCATCCTGCTCCTGTCGGTCGTCTTCGTCCTTCCCAAACAGAGCCAGGGGCTGCTGCAGAACGTCGGCAAGCCGATCGCCCAGGTCCTCGCCCTGCCCCTCGGGGCGTTCGCGGCGTTGGACCGCTCAGCGCGTGACCTGTGGGAGAGGTACCTGGCGCTCAGGGGCGTGGCCGAGGAGAATCAGCGGCTGCGCCGCGAGGTGGAGGCCCTGCGGGGGCGGAACAACGAGCTGCGGGAGATCGCGGCGGCCGGGCAGCGCCTGACCGCGCTGCTGGCTTTGCAATCCAGCCAGGAGCTCCGGACCGTCGCCGCGCAGGTGATGGGGCGCGACGCGACGAACTGGTACCGGGGCCTCGTTCTGAACAAGGGCGAACGGGACGGCATTCGGGCCGAGATGGGTGTGATGACGCCGGCCGGGGTCGTGGGGCGTGTGGTGAAGACCACGCCGGTCTCGTCGGTCGTGCTGCTGATCACGGATCCGAACAACGCGGTGACCGGGTTGATCCAGCGGACCAGAGACGAGGGCATCGTCGAGGGCACCGCGGAAGGCAAGGCGCGCATGAAATACATCCCGCTCCTCTCGACGGTGCGGCCCGGGGACGTCGTGGTGACGTCGGGGCTCACCGGCGGGTTCCCGAAGGGGCTCGCCGTCGGGACGGTCACCCGCATCGAGAAAGCCGAAGGGGACCTGTTCCAGTCGGCTGAGATCGTGCCCGACGTGGAGACCCGGAAAGTGGAAGAGGTGCTGGTGATCACGGACCCCCGTCCGCTCGGGACGGGCGAGGGACCGGGTCCCTCGCCCAAGACGGGCAGTCCATGA
- a CDS encoding SpoIID/LytB domain-containing protein, giving the protein MRVVATFCLVLCWWALACSARAEGIRVLLAQEAQRVTVTADRGLVALTQAGQERSFAGPLVVTSAADGTGLMVNGEAWPDGSLLVRAQEGDLWLERPERIAVGGALQIASRGRGLMAVNRVELEEYVKGVVPAEMNAGWHQEALKVQAVVARTYALYQRRLNRDPAYDVVATVQDQVYRGRAGLDQRVQQAVEATRGLVLTFRNVPILAAFSSTAAGPTEDALTVWSKDLPYLKGVDCPFDQGSPYYQWRAEFTLQDLEDKLRRQGLRVGAIASLTPYAFTPAGRVTKLRLLHSQGELLLRGEDLRRAVGYGVIPSTQFEVESIGRSVVLTGRGAGHAVGLCQWGAKEMAELGYPFDTILRYYFPGTDLKDLRTVDLAPPAAR; this is encoded by the coding sequence ATGCGCGTTGTCGCCACTTTCTGCCTCGTGCTCTGCTGGTGGGCCCTGGCCTGTTCCGCCAGGGCCGAGGGAATCCGGGTCCTGCTGGCCCAGGAGGCCCAGCGGGTGACGGTGACGGCTGACCGGGGACTCGTCGCTCTGACCCAAGCAGGTCAGGAGCGGAGCTTCGCCGGCCCGCTGGTCGTGACCTCCGCTGCGGACGGGACGGGGCTCATGGTGAACGGCGAGGCCTGGCCGGATGGCTCCCTGCTGGTCCGAGCGCAGGAGGGAGATCTCTGGCTTGAGCGGCCTGAGCGGATCGCGGTGGGCGGAGCCCTTCAGATCGCCAGCCGCGGCCGGGGCCTCATGGCAGTCAACCGGGTGGAGTTGGAGGAATACGTCAAGGGAGTGGTGCCGGCGGAGATGAACGCCGGCTGGCATCAGGAAGCGCTCAAGGTGCAGGCGGTGGTGGCGCGCACCTACGCCCTCTACCAGAGGCGTCTCAACCGGGACCCGGCCTACGACGTGGTCGCAACCGTCCAGGATCAGGTCTATCGGGGCCGGGCCGGGCTGGATCAACGGGTCCAGCAGGCGGTGGAAGCCACCAGAGGGCTCGTGCTGACCTTCCGGAACGTGCCGATCTTGGCTGCCTTCTCGTCTACGGCCGCGGGCCCGACCGAAGACGCGCTGACCGTCTGGTCCAAGGACCTGCCTTATTTGAAGGGGGTTGATTGCCCCTTCGACCAGGGCTCTCCCTATTATCAGTGGCGGGCGGAATTCACCTTGCAGGATTTGGAAGACAAGCTCAGAAGGCAGGGCCTGCGCGTGGGGGCCATCGCCAGCCTCACGCCCTACGCCTTCACACCGGCCGGACGGGTCACGAAGCTGCGCCTGCTCCACTCACAGGGAGAATTGCTCCTCCGGGGCGAGGACCTGCGTCGGGCGGTCGGCTACGGGGTGATTCCCAGCACCCAGTTCGAGGTCGAATCCATCGGCCGCTCCGTCGTCTTGACGGGCCGAGGGGCCGGGCATGCGGTCGGGCTCTGTCAGTGGGGGGCCAAGGAAATGGCCGAACTGGGCTATCCGTTCGACACCATCCTGCGCTATTACTTTCCGGGAACCGACCTCAAGGACCTGCGAACGGTTGACCTGGCTCCTCCCGCCGCCCGTTGA
- the mrdA gene encoding penicillin-binding protein 2, translating into MVGHGVSQDELRELQRRLTILKIAVLLIVGLLALRLWHLQIRDGSYYRDLSENNRTRSVILAPARGLIYDRNGVLLANNVPSFTLYVTLEDVKDRHVLVQRLVRLIGLDESALRKKLSERGPKLVPRKLKEGLSLREAALIESHRLDLPGVMIQAESKRNYPAGVTAAHLMGYVGQISAEELEKEEAEDLYQDSVVGQYGVEKTYDRILRGKPGQKVIEADALGHEVRTVSVQRSRPGEDLYLTIDVRLQRLAEELLGEEAGAIVMLDVTAGDVLALASRPTFDPNLLSRELTAKQWAAIVQDESRPLTNRATQGQYPPGSTFKIVMAAAALETKTIDPSAKIRCVGGFAFGNRVYRDWKKGGHGPMDVTQALVDSCDVFFYTVGQRMGIDTIAAYASQFGLGRETGIDLYSERVGIVPSLAWKQKAKGQAWLPGETISASIGQGYVTVTPIQMAHLIATVANDGVSFRPHLVRAVMERETGRLQELPAVPNGRLSVAADTLGLIRDALAGVVTRGTATRARSALVSIAGKTGTAQTAALRSGDGKDLPKKLRDHAWFVSYAPTDEPRVAVAVLVEHMGHGGSAAAPLAKQMIEGYVNLTKPVTHLARTPEPVRPDGIEVAMRERR; encoded by the coding sequence GTGGTGGGGCACGGAGTTTCACAGGACGAGTTGCGCGAGCTCCAGCGGCGACTGACGATCCTGAAGATCGCCGTGCTGCTGATCGTGGGGTTGCTGGCGCTCCGTCTTTGGCATCTGCAGATCCGGGACGGGAGCTACTATCGGGACCTGTCCGAGAACAACCGGACCCGGTCGGTGATTCTCGCGCCGGCGCGCGGGCTGATCTACGACCGCAACGGAGTCCTCCTGGCGAACAATGTGCCCAGCTTCACCCTCTACGTGACCCTGGAGGACGTGAAGGACCGTCACGTCCTGGTTCAGCGGCTCGTCCGCCTGATCGGGCTGGACGAGAGCGCGCTTCGCAAGAAGCTGTCCGAGCGGGGGCCGAAGCTGGTGCCGAGGAAGTTGAAAGAAGGCCTGTCGCTCCGGGAAGCGGCGTTGATCGAATCGCACCGGCTGGATCTTCCCGGCGTCATGATCCAGGCGGAATCCAAGCGGAACTATCCGGCCGGGGTCACGGCGGCGCACCTGATGGGTTACGTGGGACAGATCTCCGCCGAGGAATTGGAAAAGGAAGAGGCGGAGGACCTGTACCAAGACAGCGTCGTCGGCCAGTACGGGGTCGAGAAGACCTACGACCGCATCCTCCGTGGGAAGCCCGGCCAGAAGGTGATCGAGGCCGACGCCCTGGGTCACGAGGTCCGCACGGTCTCGGTCCAGCGGTCTCGGCCCGGGGAAGACCTCTACCTGACGATCGACGTTCGCCTGCAGCGGCTGGCCGAAGAGCTGTTGGGCGAGGAGGCCGGTGCGATCGTGATGCTGGACGTGACCGCGGGCGACGTGCTGGCGCTGGCCAGCCGCCCGACGTTCGATCCCAATCTCCTCTCGCGCGAGCTGACCGCCAAACAGTGGGCGGCGATCGTCCAGGACGAGTCCCGCCCGCTGACCAATCGGGCCACGCAGGGCCAGTACCCGCCGGGCTCCACGTTCAAGATCGTCATGGCGGCCGCGGCGCTCGAAACCAAGACCATCGACCCGTCCGCGAAGATCCGTTGCGTGGGGGGCTTCGCGTTCGGCAACCGGGTGTACCGGGACTGGAAAAAGGGCGGGCATGGCCCCATGGACGTCACCCAGGCGCTCGTGGATTCGTGCGACGTCTTTTTCTATACGGTCGGCCAGCGGATGGGGATTGACACGATCGCCGCCTATGCCAGCCAGTTCGGGCTCGGACGCGAGACCGGCATCGACCTCTACTCCGAGCGGGTGGGGATCGTGCCGTCGCTGGCGTGGAAGCAGAAGGCCAAGGGGCAGGCCTGGCTTCCGGGCGAGACGATTTCGGCCTCGATCGGACAGGGGTACGTGACGGTCACGCCGATCCAGATGGCGCACCTCATCGCGACCGTGGCCAACGACGGAGTCTCGTTCCGCCCTCATCTGGTCAGGGCCGTGATGGAACGGGAGACCGGCCGGCTGCAGGAGCTCCCGGCGGTGCCCAACGGCCGGCTCTCGGTGGCCGCGGACACGCTTGGTCTCATCAGGGACGCCCTCGCGGGGGTCGTCACGAGGGGCACGGCGACGAGGGCCCGGTCCGCGCTCGTCTCGATCGCCGGCAAGACCGGCACGGCCCAGACCGCCGCGCTGCGGTCCGGGGACGGGAAGGATCTTCCCAAAAAGCTGCGGGACCACGCCTGGTTCGTCTCCTATGCGCCGACGGACGAGCCGCGCGTCGCGGTCGCCGTCCTCGTCGAGCATATGGGGCACGGCGGGTCGGCGGCCGCCCCGCTCGCCAAGCAGATGATCGAGGGCTATGTGAACCTGACGAAGCCGGTCACGCACCTGGCTCGGACGCCGGAGCCGGTCCGGCCGGACGGGATCGAGGTGGCGATGCGGGAGCGCCGATGA
- a CDS encoding SurA N-terminal domain-containing protein yields MIKLMRDSAHKYPWLLKSIMGALAIAFVITMGWWGFGEQESNAVASVGDLTISRDEFRRSYENTYRFYRDNVKGEIKEEEMKQFVIESMVENKLWTLAAKELGAAVSPAELRDDILSRQDFQRNGKFDPELYRRILAANRLTPALFESIYAGELLTAKAKTIVRDSVALTPAEIAEAEALMARQPATGAAGGQSAKERILQDFLLQKQQRALVAYTQSLKARIPIQIRKELL; encoded by the coding sequence ATGATCAAGCTCATGCGGGACAGCGCCCACAAGTATCCCTGGCTGTTGAAATCCATCATGGGAGCCCTGGCCATCGCCTTCGTGATCACGATGGGCTGGTGGGGGTTCGGCGAACAGGAATCCAACGCCGTCGCGTCCGTGGGGGATCTGACGATCTCCCGCGACGAGTTCCGACGGAGCTACGAGAACACCTATCGGTTCTACCGGGACAACGTGAAGGGCGAGATCAAGGAAGAGGAGATGAAGCAGTTCGTCATCGAGAGCATGGTCGAGAACAAGCTGTGGACCCTGGCCGCCAAGGAACTGGGGGCGGCCGTGAGTCCGGCCGAGCTGCGCGACGACATTCTCAGCCGGCAGGACTTTCAGCGGAACGGCAAGTTCGACCCGGAGCTCTACCGGCGCATTCTGGCCGCCAACCGCTTGACGCCGGCGCTGTTCGAGTCCATCTATGCCGGCGAGCTGCTGACCGCCAAGGCCAAGACGATCGTGCGGGATTCGGTGGCCCTGACACCGGCGGAGATCGCCGAGGCGGAGGCCCTCATGGCCCGCCAGCCGGCGACCGGAGCGGCCGGCGGCCAGTCGGCCAAGGAGCGGATCCTGCAAGACTTCTTGCTGCAGAAGCAGCAGCGCGCTCTGGTCGCCTACACCCAGTCCCTCAAAGCCCGCATCCCGATCCAGATCAGAAAAGAATTGCTGTAA
- a CDS encoding 2-isopropylmalate synthase — MTRMIRIFDTTLRDGEQSPGASMNVEEKVMVAKQLARLGVDIIEAGFAYSSPGDFEAVRRIALEVEGPTICSLARARPEDIDRAWEALKGAPKVRIHTFLSTSDIHLKYQFRMTRAEALKRAVEMVQRARGYVEDVEFSPMDATRSDPGYMHEVLEAVIEAGAGTVNIPDTVGYTTPQEFGRLIRGIREKVRRIDRAVISVHCHNDLGLAVANSLAAVLEGAGQVECTINGIGERAGNASLEEVAMGLRTRKDVYGADTGIRTEEITKTSRLVSKITGMVVQPNKAIVGANAFAHASGIHQDGLLKEKSTYEIMRPESVGLVQSKLVMGKLSGRHAFRQKLEEMGYKLTEEELHHAFARFKKLADQKKEVYEEDLEVIVSEEIAKIPERYVLKRLHVESGTDQVPTAQVELEIDGRLIKQSGTGDGPVDAAYRTIAAMVRTKSRLLSYAVEAITGGTEAQGEVSVRVEEGGKTTTGHGADTDIIVASAKAYLNALNKLAFWASKHFDPEQKAGLIWQ; from the coding sequence ATGACGCGCATGATCCGGATCTTCGACACCACCTTGCGCGACGGAGAACAGTCGCCCGGAGCCAGCATGAACGTGGAAGAAAAGGTCATGGTGGCCAAGCAGCTGGCCAGGCTGGGGGTTGACATCATCGAGGCGGGGTTCGCCTACAGCTCTCCCGGCGACTTCGAGGCGGTCCGGCGGATCGCCCTTGAGGTCGAGGGGCCCACGATCTGCAGCCTGGCCCGGGCCAGGCCGGAGGACATCGACCGGGCCTGGGAAGCCCTCAAGGGCGCGCCCAAGGTGCGCATCCACACGTTCCTCTCCACCTCGGACATCCACCTGAAGTATCAGTTCCGCATGACGAGGGCCGAGGCCCTGAAGCGGGCGGTGGAGATGGTGCAGCGGGCGCGGGGGTACGTGGAGGACGTGGAGTTCTCCCCGATGGACGCGACCCGGTCGGATCCCGGCTACATGCACGAGGTGCTGGAAGCGGTGATCGAGGCCGGAGCCGGGACCGTGAACATCCCGGACACGGTCGGCTACACGACGCCGCAGGAGTTCGGGCGTCTGATCCGAGGGATCCGCGAAAAGGTGCGCCGCATCGACCGGGCGGTCATCTCGGTCCATTGCCACAACGACCTCGGCCTGGCCGTGGCCAACTCGCTGGCGGCCGTGCTGGAAGGGGCCGGGCAAGTCGAGTGCACGATCAACGGGATCGGCGAGCGGGCCGGCAACGCGTCGCTGGAGGAGGTCGCGATGGGCCTCCGCACGAGGAAGGACGTCTACGGGGCGGACACCGGCATCCGGACCGAGGAGATCACCAAGACGAGCCGGCTCGTCAGCAAGATCACGGGCATGGTCGTCCAGCCGAACAAGGCGATCGTCGGCGCCAACGCCTTCGCCCACGCCTCCGGCATCCATCAGGACGGGCTGCTGAAGGAGAAGAGCACCTACGAGATCATGAGACCGGAGTCGGTCGGGCTGGTGCAGAGCAAGCTGGTCATGGGGAAGCTCTCGGGCCGGCACGCGTTCCGGCAGAAGCTGGAGGAGATGGGCTACAAGCTCACCGAGGAGGAGCTGCACCACGCCTTCGCGCGGTTCAAGAAGCTGGCGGACCAGAAGAAGGAGGTCTACGAAGAGGACCTCGAAGTGATCGTGTCCGAGGAGATCGCGAAGATCCCCGAGCGGTACGTCCTCAAGCGCCTCCACGTGGAAAGCGGGACCGACCAGGTGCCCACCGCCCAGGTGGAGCTGGAGATCGACGGCCGTCTCATCAAGCAGTCAGGGACGGGCGACGGGCCGGTGGACGCCGCCTACCGGACCATCGCGGCGATGGTCCGGACGAAGAGCCGCCTGCTCTCCTACGCGGTCGAAGCCATCACGGGCGGCACGGAGGCCCAGGGGGAGGTTTCCGTACGGGTCGAGGAGGGAGGCAAGACCACGACGGGCCACGGGGCGGACACGGACATCATCGTCGCCTCCGCCAAGGCCTATCTGAACGCGCTCAACAAGCTGGCCTTCTGGGCCTCCAAGCACTTCGATCCGGAGCAGAAGGCCGGCTTGATTTGGCAGTAG
- a CDS encoding rod shape-determining protein produces the protein MGFTSDVLGWFSNDLAIDLGTATTLVYVRGKGIVLNEPSVVAVEKKSEKVLAVGAEAKKMLGRTPGNITAIRPMKEGVIADFEMAERMLKYFITKAHNRSTFVRPRIIIGVPSRITQVEQRAVRDSAELAGAREVYLIEEPVAAAIGAGLPITEPSGNMVVDVGGGTTDIAVISLGGIVYSESVKVAGDRMDDAVMNYVKKKYNLLIGEHMAERVKVEIGSAYPFEEKKTMAIKGRDLISGIPRTIEIDDAEIREALQEPIGTIVNAIKVALENTPPELAGDIIDRGIVLTGGGSLLKGMDTRFREETNLPIITVDDPLTSVVLGVGKILDELDLLRKVSVMSQCSSSSR, from the coding sequence GTGGGATTCACAAGCGACGTTCTCGGCTGGTTCTCGAACGACTTGGCCATCGATCTCGGCACCGCCACGACGTTGGTCTACGTGCGGGGCAAGGGCATCGTCCTGAACGAGCCCTCCGTGGTCGCGGTCGAGAAGAAGAGCGAGAAGGTCCTCGCCGTCGGGGCGGAGGCCAAGAAGATGCTCGGCCGCACCCCCGGGAACATCACCGCCATCCGCCCGATGAAGGAGGGCGTGATCGCGGACTTCGAAATGGCCGAGCGGATGCTGAAGTACTTCATCACGAAGGCGCACAACCGGAGTACGTTCGTCCGGCCGCGCATCATCATCGGGGTGCCGTCGCGGATCACGCAGGTGGAGCAGCGCGCAGTGCGCGATTCGGCCGAGCTGGCCGGCGCACGGGAAGTCTACCTGATCGAAGAGCCGGTGGCGGCGGCGATCGGCGCCGGGCTTCCGATCACCGAGCCGTCCGGCAACATGGTCGTGGACGTCGGGGGCGGCACGACCGACATCGCGGTGATCTCGCTGGGCGGGATCGTGTACAGCGAATCCGTCAAGGTGGCGGGCGACCGCATGGACGACGCCGTCATGAACTACGTGAAGAAGAAATACAACCTCCTCATCGGCGAGCACATGGCCGAGCGCGTCAAGGTGGAGATCGGGTCGGCCTACCCGTTCGAGGAGAAGAAGACGATGGCGATCAAAGGGCGGGACTTGATCTCCGGCATTCCCCGGACCATCGAGATCGACGACGCGGAGATCCGGGAGGCGCTGCAGGAGCCGATCGGCACGATCGTGAACGCAATCAAGGTGGCGCTGGAGAACACGCCGCCGGAGCTCGCCGGCGACATCATCGATCGCGGGATCGTGTTGACGGGCGGCGGATCCCTGCTCAAGGGAATGGACACGCGCTTCCGCGAGGAGACGAACCTGCCAATCATCACGGTGGACGATCCGCTCACGTCCGTGGTCCTGGGGGTGGGCAAGATCCTCGACGAGCTGGATCTCCTGCGCAAGGTCTCCGTGATGTCCCAGTGCAGCAGCAGCTCCCGCTGA